One Novosphingobium sp. G106 DNA segment encodes these proteins:
- a CDS encoding nuclear transport factor 2 family protein, giving the protein MTQIEIVERFLDAFLARDADTAAGFVTEDFRLEAVPTSPQVLVGRDALCQVLREANLGFPRPLDGASHETGRCVSEGALVMQERVDRFRFEGHRLELRIASIFQFRDGVICSETDYFDMNSYVRMMASVGVELRAVG; this is encoded by the coding sequence ATGACGCAGATAGAGATTGTCGAACGATTTCTGGACGCCTTTCTCGCTCGCGATGCGGACACCGCTGCCGGGTTCGTGACCGAAGATTTCAGGCTGGAGGCAGTTCCAACCTCTCCTCAGGTTCTCGTCGGTCGCGACGCGCTATGCCAGGTCCTGCGTGAGGCAAACCTCGGGTTTCCACGGCCGCTTGACGGGGCCAGTCACGAAACTGGCCGCTGCGTTTCTGAGGGAGCGCTCGTCATGCAAGAACGGGTGGATCGCTTTCGCTTCGAGGGTCACCGTCTGGAGCTACGGATCGCGTCGATCTTTCAGTTTCGGGATGGGGTGATATGCAGCGAGACCGACTATTTCGATATGAATAGCTATGTCCGCATGATGGCCTCAGTGGGGGTTGAGCTCAGGGCCGTAGGCTAG
- a CDS encoding TetR/AcrR family transcriptional regulator, whose protein sequence is MVKSRRLAEESRTLLIEAAVKVIRTEGYAAVTARRVADLVGMSRQIVPYYFRTTQELLLAVVRHYGDTGLARLEAAFAIGDPLRVLWEEEPDASATATAFTVLAGHEPTIAAEVRKYMDAFREMQVKAIERHFRERGVTLVLPAEVIAIIIQGIAHGLAAETGLGRDQGHAETRAVVEQMLDSLQVTGKISAG, encoded by the coding sequence ATGGTGAAATCGCGTCGCCTGGCTGAAGAAAGCAGAACGCTGCTGATCGAGGCGGCCGTGAAGGTCATCCGAACCGAAGGCTACGCGGCCGTCACGGCGCGTCGTGTTGCCGACCTTGTCGGGATGAGCCGTCAGATCGTGCCTTATTATTTTCGCACGACACAAGAACTGCTACTCGCCGTGGTACGGCACTATGGCGATACCGGCCTCGCTCGGCTTGAGGCCGCGTTTGCGATAGGCGATCCACTGCGCGTCCTTTGGGAGGAGGAGCCGGACGCAAGCGCCACGGCGACTGCCTTCACGGTCTTGGCAGGCCATGAACCGACCATCGCGGCTGAAGTACGAAAATATATGGATGCCTTTCGAGAGATGCAGGTCAAGGCGATAGAGCGCCACTTCCGGGAGAGAGGCGTGACTTTGGTCCTCCCAGCCGAGGTCATCGCAATCATCATCCAGGGGATCGCACACGGACTCGCTGCTGAGACGGGCTTGGGTCGCGATCAGGGGCATGCGGAAACACGCGCCGTCGTCGAGCAGATGCTTGACAGTCTCCAAGTGACTGGCAAAATCTCAGCGGGCTAA
- a CDS encoding cytochrome P450: MKEVSPPLTLLSPEAMACPFDTYDAMRAESAAYKDAFTGFYVVTRYDDLRAVMTNPETFSSKVDGLAARSSIQEELDRMYADAGLALAEVIVGVDPPVHRRHRSLVDKVFSPRRVREAEPGIAALIDSLVARFPSGPFDFHDQFALPLPMWIIADQLGLPQDRKEDFKRWSDASVNLVNQGRSNEQEIADARAVIEMRRYFIEQVARVRSSPNASLLSALANTENDGGELMTPNELSLLFQVLLAAGNETTTHATGSAMYRLTQDSDLQDHLRAEPALIPAFIEEVLRLDAPLQGLFRIARKAAKIGDVEIPEGAIINVRFGAGNRDAAQFACPSEVDLDRGRPSHMTFGYGIHHCIGSQLARAELRLAFERLLGGSKAITLADVPDAYVVPPHFVARGPRRLMVEFQPA; the protein is encoded by the coding sequence ATGAAAGAAGTAAGCCCGCCTCTGACCCTGCTGTCGCCAGAAGCGATGGCTTGTCCCTTCGATACATATGACGCCATGCGGGCCGAGAGCGCAGCTTACAAAGACGCGTTCACCGGCTTCTACGTCGTCACACGGTATGACGATCTGCGCGCAGTGATGACCAACCCCGAGACCTTCTCCAGCAAGGTTGACGGCTTGGCAGCGCGGTCGAGCATACAGGAGGAACTGGACCGCATGTATGCGGACGCCGGGCTTGCGCTTGCAGAAGTCATCGTGGGTGTCGATCCCCCAGTCCACCGCCGTCATCGCTCGCTCGTCGACAAGGTTTTCAGCCCCCGCCGGGTACGTGAGGCTGAGCCTGGAATTGCGGCCCTGATCGACAGTCTCGTCGCCCGGTTCCCGTCCGGCCCTTTTGACTTCCACGATCAGTTCGCTCTGCCGTTGCCGATGTGGATTATCGCTGATCAACTTGGCCTGCCCCAAGACCGCAAGGAAGACTTCAAGCGTTGGTCGGATGCAAGCGTCAACCTCGTCAACCAGGGCCGCAGCAACGAGCAGGAGATTGCCGATGCCAGGGCGGTGATCGAGATGCGCCGCTACTTCATCGAGCAGGTGGCAAGGGTAAGGTCGTCACCCAATGCATCGCTTCTGAGCGCGCTAGCCAACACTGAGAACGACGGTGGCGAACTGATGACGCCCAACGAGCTAAGCCTTCTTTTCCAAGTGCTGCTCGCGGCGGGAAATGAGACGACCACGCACGCCACCGGTTCGGCGATGTATCGCCTGACGCAGGACAGCGACCTTCAGGATCACCTTCGCGCAGAACCAGCGCTGATACCGGCGTTCATTGAGGAAGTCCTTCGGCTCGATGCACCCCTGCAGGGTCTTTTCCGCATCGCCCGCAAGGCTGCGAAGATTGGCGATGTTGAAATACCCGAAGGTGCGATCATCAATGTCCGCTTCGGCGCGGGCAATCGCGACGCCGCTCAGTTCGCCTGTCCGTCAGAGGTTGACCTCGATCGCGGCAGGCCAAGCCATATGACCTTTGGCTACGGCATCCATCATTGCATCGGCAGTCAGCTCGCCCGGGCAGAGTTACGTCTCGCCTTCGAGCGTCTGCTCGGCGGATCGAAGGCGATCACGCTCGCCGATGTGCCCGATGCCTACGTGGTGCCGCCGCACTTCGTGGCCCGAGGCCCTCGTCGCCTAATGGTGGAGTTTCAACCAGCATGA
- a CDS encoding cytochrome P450: MQALIERDYFSDHEVLKDPYAFFNAIREQGPIYRPPGKDYYIVTGFQEALEVLRDHDAFSAIIGLQGASAPLPFTPHGSDITAQIEAHRTEFAGGDQVVNLDDEPHTKLRAFINTLFLPSRLKASEEFIEVYCDEMVGSAVADGGVELIGKIATPFVTMVVADLLGVPMADRQIFMDAIAKGPVPGALDGTDPMSGGAEHPFAVMGTYFYGYLADRRANPQQDILTEFAHAKYNDGSTPELYDLVQLGMFMFGAGQDTSAKLLGNSMKYLVEDQELQSRLRAEPKLISAFLEEVLRIEGSTKQTARLARKDTKIGDVEIPAGTKILVALSAANRDPKRWDDPNELVIGRKKVAEHVGFGRGKHVCAGAPLARVEVRVIMEKFLEMTSKIELDLDKHPGGISDLNYEPSFIIRGLDRMHIKLTPAEGFVAPVKQEAAPAAAKAWSTASSRIGDLLADDAAKAVLEKHFPGMSENPQIGMAKGMTLRAVQAFAPDQFTSEALDAVDADLANLEA; this comes from the coding sequence ATGCAGGCACTGATCGAGCGCGACTATTTCTCGGACCATGAGGTGCTGAAGGACCCTTACGCGTTCTTCAACGCGATCCGCGAGCAGGGGCCGATCTACCGGCCGCCGGGCAAGGACTATTACATCGTCACGGGCTTCCAGGAGGCGCTGGAGGTGCTGCGCGACCACGATGCCTTCTCGGCGATCATCGGCCTGCAAGGCGCCTCGGCACCGCTGCCGTTCACGCCGCACGGATCGGACATCACCGCCCAGATCGAGGCGCACCGCACCGAATTCGCCGGCGGCGACCAGGTCGTCAACCTGGATGACGAGCCGCATACCAAGCTGCGCGCCTTCATCAATACGCTGTTCTTACCCTCGCGCCTCAAGGCCAGCGAAGAGTTCATCGAGGTCTACTGCGACGAGATGGTCGGCAGTGCCGTCGCTGATGGCGGCGTCGAGCTCATCGGCAAGATCGCCACGCCCTTCGTCACGATGGTGGTTGCCGATCTGCTCGGCGTGCCGATGGCGGACCGCCAGATTTTCATGGACGCCATCGCCAAGGGGCCGGTTCCGGGCGCACTCGACGGCACCGATCCGATGTCGGGTGGCGCGGAACATCCGTTCGCGGTGATGGGGACCTACTTCTACGGCTATCTCGCCGACCGCCGTGCGAACCCGCAGCAGGACATCCTGACCGAGTTCGCCCACGCCAAGTACAATGATGGCTCCACGCCCGAGCTCTACGACCTGGTTCAGCTCGGCATGTTCATGTTCGGCGCCGGCCAGGACACCTCGGCCAAGCTGCTCGGCAACTCCATGAAATACCTGGTCGAGGACCAGGAACTGCAGAGCCGCCTCCGCGCCGAGCCCAAGCTGATTTCGGCCTTCCTCGAGGAAGTGCTGCGCATCGAAGGCTCGACCAAGCAGACCGCACGCCTCGCCCGCAAGGACACGAAGATCGGTGATGTGGAGATTCCCGCCGGCACCAAGATCCTCGTCGCGCTGTCCGCAGCCAATCGCGATCCCAAGCGGTGGGACGATCCCAACGAACTCGTCATCGGTCGCAAGAAGGTAGCGGAGCACGTCGGTTTCGGCCGCGGCAAGCACGTCTGTGCCGGTGCGCCGCTCGCGCGTGTCGAAGTGCGTGTCATCATGGAGAAGTTCCTGGAGATGACCTCGAAGATCGAACTCGACCTCGATAAGCATCCGGGCGGAATTTCCGATCTCAACTACGAGCCGAGTTTCATCATTCGCGGGCTCGACAGGATGCACATCAAGCTGACCCCGGCCGAAGGCTTCGTTGCCCCCGTAAAGCAGGAAGCCGCCCCGGCCGCTGCCAAGGCCTGGTCTACCGCATCCAGCCGTATCGGCGACCTGCTCGCCGATGATGCCGCCAAGGCCGTACTCGAGAAGCACTTCCCCGGCATGAGCGAGAATCCGCAGATCGGCATGGCGAAAGGTATGACCCTGCGCGCGGTCCAGGCCTTTGCGCCCGACCAGTTCACCAGCGAAGCGCTCGACGCCGTCGACGCCGACCTCGCTAATCTGGAGGCATAA
- a CDS encoding TauD/TfdA family dioxygenase, whose product MIIKPITSETGATVEVEPEAVLADGAAELLLGALNYYNVLVFPQVHMSDDIFLALTAALGDMHENKVTDDGSAASNKGIFRIALDKDDKTQREFILGNDFWHMDGMSYSVPVKATLLKCESAPKVGGDTGFANLHAAYAALPDEKKQRLAGLTVGHCLSSSLRRLYEHPSVEDFARWDAIFPRLEHPLVWTQESGKSALLIGSTANDIAGMAGGESRALLDELLAWCIQNRFTYRHKWHDGDLVIFNNPGLLHRSYPYDDAAGRVMHRTTLKGREATTAQTGQLSDAMY is encoded by the coding sequence ATGATCATCAAGCCAATCACGTCGGAGACCGGCGCTACCGTTGAAGTCGAGCCCGAGGCGGTGCTGGCCGATGGAGCGGCCGAGCTGCTGCTCGGCGCGCTCAACTACTACAACGTGTTGGTCTTCCCCCAAGTCCACATGAGCGATGACATCTTCCTCGCGCTGACGGCAGCGCTGGGCGACATGCACGAGAACAAGGTGACCGACGACGGCTCGGCTGCGAGCAACAAGGGCATCTTCCGCATCGCGCTCGACAAGGACGACAAGACCCAGCGCGAGTTCATCCTCGGCAACGACTTCTGGCACATGGACGGGATGTCCTACTCGGTCCCGGTGAAGGCGACGCTGCTCAAGTGCGAGAGCGCGCCTAAGGTGGGCGGGGATACCGGCTTTGCCAACCTGCACGCCGCCTATGCTGCGCTGCCCGATGAGAAGAAGCAGCGCCTCGCCGGGCTCACGGTCGGTCATTGCCTTTCGTCCTCCCTTCGCCGCCTCTACGAGCATCCGTCGGTAGAAGATTTCGCTCGCTGGGACGCGATCTTCCCGCGTCTCGAGCATCCGCTCGTCTGGACGCAGGAGAGCGGGAAGTCGGCACTGCTGATCGGCTCGACCGCGAACGACATCGCCGGCATGGCCGGGGGAGAAAGCCGCGCGCTACTCGACGAACTGCTCGCATGGTGCATCCAGAATCGCTTCACCTATCGTCACAAGTGGCACGACGGCGACCTCGTGATCTTCAACAATCCGGGGCTGCTGCACCGCTCCTATCCGTACGACGATGCCGCTGGCCGCGTGATGCACCGCACGACGCTGAAGGGGCGCGAGGCCACTACGGCCCAAACGGGCCAGCTCTCCGACGCGATGTATTGA
- a CDS encoding nuclear transport factor 2 family protein produces MTTEERLAALEAKMQEMTDRQAIFDCIKRNSRGNDRFDAELTAGSYHNDGLHEVGQNRVPGPGYGTHANAAHGKLFDANLHNVTMHMCEIDGDVAHAESYSLGMFLDKGGETGRVLAGRYIDRLEKRDGEWRIVLRRSTVEIALGGKATLPTGAFLPGSGYLRGNRDRTDPSYERPLSPDSGDRW; encoded by the coding sequence ATGACCACTGAGGAACGCCTCGCGGCACTTGAAGCCAAAATGCAGGAGATGACCGACCGTCAGGCGATATTCGACTGCATCAAGCGCAATTCGCGCGGCAACGACCGGTTCGATGCCGAACTGACCGCAGGCAGCTACCACAATGACGGCCTGCACGAGGTTGGCCAGAACCGGGTACCGGGCCCGGGCTATGGCACGCATGCCAACGCGGCCCACGGCAAGCTCTTCGACGCCAACCTGCACAATGTGACGATGCACATGTGTGAAATCGACGGCGATGTCGCTCATGCCGAAAGCTACAGTCTGGGCATGTTCCTCGACAAGGGCGGGGAGACCGGGCGCGTGCTGGCTGGCCGTTACATCGACCGCCTCGAGAAGCGCGATGGCGAATGGCGGATCGTGCTCCGGCGCTCGACGGTGGAAATAGCACTTGGGGGCAAGGCAACGCTGCCGACTGGTGCCTTCCTGCCCGGCTCTGGCTATCTCAGAGGAAACCGGGACCGGACCGACCCGTCATACGAGCGCCCGCTCTCGCCCGATAGTGGTGACCGTTGGTGA
- a CDS encoding TetR/AcrR family transcriptional regulator, which produces MNKPKRIRRDPETTRTLILDATERLMVDEGYAAVTSRRVAQEVGINGATVHYYYPATDDLFIALHKRMTERQLAEFEQVMTAEDPLAALWTFQSGWTQSALGVEFLALANHRKSIRDVLAGTTDEARDAQTQALARVSSQSVIDPEILPPIALTTILVAIARTLANEERVGITRGHEEVRTFVKWALANLRRP; this is translated from the coding sequence GTGAACAAGCCCAAGCGGATCCGGCGCGATCCCGAGACGACACGAACGCTCATCCTCGACGCGACCGAACGGCTGATGGTGGACGAAGGCTATGCCGCCGTCACCTCGCGCCGCGTCGCGCAGGAAGTCGGCATCAACGGAGCGACAGTCCACTATTACTATCCCGCCACAGATGATCTCTTCATCGCCCTTCACAAGCGGATGACCGAGCGGCAGTTGGCGGAGTTCGAGCAGGTCATGACAGCGGAAGATCCGCTTGCCGCGCTCTGGACCTTTCAGTCGGGGTGGACCCAGTCAGCTCTTGGAGTTGAGTTCCTCGCTCTGGCTAACCACCGCAAGAGCATCCGTGACGTCCTTGCCGGCACGACCGACGAAGCTCGCGATGCCCAGACTCAAGCCCTCGCCCGCGTCTCAAGCCAATCGGTGATCGATCCCGAAATCCTTCCGCCAATTGCTCTGACCACGATCCTCGTGGCGATCGCCAGGACACTGGCGAATGAGGAGCGCGTCGGGATTACGCGCGGTCACGAGGAAGTTCGAACCTTCGTCAAATGGGCTTTGGCCAACCTTCGGCGACCTTAA
- a CDS encoding TetR/AcrR family transcriptional regulator: MTGRRMGPPDASIRFKLLDASERVIARDGYPAVTSRSVGAEAGVDQKLVYYYFRNMEELVVATFQRRSETFLARLAELAVAQSPVKTFWELSSHRSGRLMIEFMAMATHTPTLREEVARYSEEATGIVETMLANHLSNARPESATFSPAFTSFLVASLARNFILESELKLLRNPHEIEQSIEALLDVLCR, from the coding sequence ATGACCGGCAGGCGCATGGGGCCGCCCGACGCCTCGATACGGTTCAAACTGCTCGATGCGAGCGAGCGGGTAATTGCGCGCGACGGCTATCCGGCGGTGACCTCGCGCAGCGTAGGCGCCGAGGCCGGCGTCGACCAGAAGCTCGTCTACTATTACTTCCGTAACATGGAGGAACTCGTCGTCGCGACCTTCCAACGCCGCAGCGAGACGTTCCTGGCTAGGCTCGCAGAGTTGGCGGTGGCGCAATCCCCGGTGAAAACCTTCTGGGAACTGAGCAGTCACCGCAGCGGTAGGCTGATGATCGAATTCATGGCCATGGCCACGCATACGCCGACACTTCGCGAGGAGGTCGCGCGCTACAGCGAGGAAGCGACCGGGATAGTGGAAACGATGCTGGCCAACCATCTTTCGAATGCCCGGCCGGAGAGCGCTACGTTCTCACCGGCATTTACGAGCTTCCTTGTCGCCTCGCTCGCGCGAAATTTCATACTCGAATCTGAGCTTAAGCTTTTGCGGAATCCGCATGAGATCGAGCAATCGATTGAAGCACTTTTGGATGTTCTTTGTCGCTGA
- a CDS encoding SMP-30/gluconolactonase/LRE family protein encodes MWDAERGELHYIDNAGWKVHSYNPETGTTRTLDMPTVITTLVLRRGGGAVVTLRSGIHFLDLDSGVLELIDPLRDPPPYVYNDGKIDSQGRFLIGGSTANFAAPAPDGGLFRLDPDGRVTQLDSGIHFSNSPCWSPDEKTFYFSDSWVDTTFAYDYDIETGAVSNRRPFVNTRALGGLPDGATVDADGLFWVAVYQGGQIGVYRPNGSLERAIDMPVKLVSSVAFGGPDLDRLFVTTIAHGTQGEPTEEGAGALFVIDGLGVKGRPEHRYAG; translated from the coding sequence ATGTGGGACGCTGAGCGCGGCGAGCTCCACTACATCGACAACGCTGGCTGGAAGGTCCACTCCTACAATCCCGAGACCGGCACCACGCGTACGCTCGACATGCCGACCGTGATCACAACCCTGGTCCTGAGGCGCGGCGGCGGCGCGGTGGTGACATTGCGCAGCGGCATCCACTTTCTCGATCTCGACAGCGGCGTGCTCGAACTGATTGATCCGCTCCGCGATCCGCCGCCCTACGTCTACAACGACGGCAAGATCGACAGCCAGGGACGCTTTCTGATCGGCGGCAGCACGGCCAATTTCGCAGCGCCTGCACCTGATGGCGGGCTGTTCCGCCTCGATCCCGACGGAAGGGTGACGCAGCTCGATTCCGGAATCCATTTCTCGAACAGCCCGTGCTGGTCGCCCGACGAGAAGACCTTCTACTTCTCGGACAGCTGGGTCGATACGACCTTCGCCTACGACTACGACATCGAAACTGGCGCGGTATCGAACCGGCGCCCTTTCGTGAACACGCGCGCCCTCGGAGGCTTGCCGGACGGCGCCACCGTCGATGCCGACGGGCTCTTTTGGGTGGCGGTGTACCAGGGCGGCCAGATCGGCGTTTATCGCCCCAACGGCTCGCTCGAGCGGGCCATCGATATGCCCGTCAAGCTCGTCTCAAGCGTCGCTTTCGGCGGCCCCGATCTCGATCGCCTGTTCGTAACGACGATCGCGCACGGCACCCAAGGAGAGCCCACCGAGGAAGGGGCCGGCGCGCTTTTCGTCATCGATGGGCTCGGCGTCAAAGGCCGCCCCGAACACCGTTACGCGGGCTGA
- a CDS encoding SDR family NAD(P)-dependent oxidoreductase: MAVRDVSAQALSDLISLKGRNAVITGAAWGLGRATAFRLAEAGASVLIGDIDTEKAAATAAEIAEKTGARVISAHSDAGDSASIIGLVDTAVRELGSIDIWVNNAGLPSSVPLFDLSEEEFDKVVAITLKGTFVGAREAARRMVEAGRGGTIVNVASLAGLLGISAGQAAYVAAKHGVVGLTKQMAIELGKHDIRVMGIAPGVCLTEKTAFLADMPAEQLKAIGIPGIDTSRLGRVGTADDVARVILFCASDMAMFMTGSTLPVDGGIAA, encoded by the coding sequence ATGGCTGTTCGTGACGTCTCGGCGCAAGCGCTGTCGGATCTGATCTCGCTCAAGGGGCGCAACGCCGTCATTACCGGTGCGGCCTGGGGACTGGGGAGGGCGACTGCCTTCCGGCTGGCAGAAGCCGGCGCCTCTGTCCTGATCGGTGACATCGATACCGAAAAAGCTGCCGCAACAGCCGCCGAGATCGCCGAGAAGACCGGCGCGCGCGTAATTTCCGCTCATTCCGATGCTGGCGACAGCGCCTCGATAATCGGTCTCGTGGACACCGCCGTGCGCGAGCTCGGCTCGATCGATATCTGGGTGAACAACGCGGGCCTGCCTTCTTCGGTCCCCCTTTTCGACCTGTCCGAAGAAGAGTTCGACAAGGTAGTCGCCATCACGCTCAAGGGCACCTTTGTCGGCGCGCGCGAGGCGGCACGGCGTATGGTCGAAGCGGGGCGGGGCGGTACGATCGTCAACGTCGCTTCGCTCGCCGGTCTGCTCGGCATCTCGGCCGGCCAGGCGGCCTATGTCGCCGCCAAGCATGGCGTTGTCGGTCTGACCAAGCAGATGGCGATCGAGCTGGGCAAGCACGACATCCGCGTGATGGGCATCGCGCCCGGGGTCTGCCTGACCGAAAAGACCGCCTTCCTTGCCGATATGCCGGCCGAGCAGCTCAAGGCGATCGGCATCCCGGGGATCGACACGAGCCGTCTCGGCCGCGTCGGGACGGCGGACGACGTCGCCCGCGTGATCCTGTTCTGCGCCTCGGACATGGCCATGTTCATGACCGGCAGCACGCTTCCGGTGGATGGGGGCATCGCGGCCTGA
- a CDS encoding sensor histidine kinase, with the protein MTRLDFVRAAIIAEPRFPAKALLTFLVVIVPTGLRFALGASANPVPFVTYYPAVMLCAVFLGWRWATFATVISAVVVSRVFLARPWMEDPGPPDLAIFVFFCVSCAILIATGDTLRRAVRKAEQTAEERELLNREMYHRIQNTLAVVIALVRTSKGNNIEDLKRDLLGRIFALSKANRVLQNQAREGAEVRELISQAATAFMRDGGFAVDGPSRKLPAEMAHHLLLILHELCTNALKHGALSAPEGRVCVKWTPEPEPFRLEWREEGGPTVASSQRKGLGAQLFAGQPAYDVAIDYPPSGVICTITPSNKLGRA; encoded by the coding sequence GTGACAAGACTGGATTTTGTGAGGGCAGCCATAATCGCTGAACCCCGATTTCCCGCAAAAGCTTTGCTCACATTCCTAGTCGTTATCGTGCCCACTGGTCTGCGCTTCGCTCTGGGGGCGAGCGCAAACCCGGTTCCATTCGTCACCTATTATCCGGCCGTCATGCTCTGCGCGGTCTTTCTCGGATGGAGATGGGCTACCTTTGCTACGGTCATCTCCGCTGTCGTCGTTAGCCGGGTTTTCCTGGCGCGGCCATGGATGGAAGATCCCGGTCCACCTGACCTCGCCATTTTCGTGTTCTTCTGTGTGTCCTGCGCGATACTCATCGCCACTGGCGACACTTTGAGGCGCGCGGTGCGGAAAGCGGAGCAAACAGCCGAAGAACGCGAGCTCCTCAACCGAGAGATGTATCACCGGATTCAAAATACTTTGGCCGTGGTAATTGCTCTGGTCAGAACGTCGAAGGGCAATAACATCGAAGATCTGAAGCGCGACTTGCTCGGCCGCATTTTTGCCCTGTCGAAGGCCAACCGGGTACTCCAGAACCAAGCTCGGGAAGGCGCGGAGGTGCGAGAATTGATATCCCAGGCTGCCACTGCTTTCATGCGGGACGGGGGTTTCGCCGTCGATGGTCCCTCACGAAAGTTGCCGGCAGAAATGGCCCATCATTTGCTTCTCATCCTTCACGAGCTTTGCACAAATGCATTGAAGCATGGCGCTTTGTCCGCGCCGGAAGGAAGAGTCTGCGTAAAATGGACGCCCGAGCCCGAACCCTTCCGCCTGGAGTGGCGGGAGGAAGGGGGCCCTACGGTCGCGTCGTCCCAACGAAAGGGCTTAGGGGCCCAGCTCTTTGCAGGCCAACCCGCCTATGATGTGGCGATCGACTATCCGCCAAGCGGCGTTATCTGCACAATCACGCCGTCGAACAAGCTCGGCCGCGCATAA
- a CDS encoding TauD/TfdA family dioxygenase, with protein sequence MTQVLSTRPIEPFGVEAELAFRASPSDADQTQIARLYMRDGLLVARGLNLTMEEQRAMCGAFGPVPDSPYENLYVSNTRADGFLGTKELQWHNDVPYLPSPYLVAALHALDVDPDAASTRFVSGYRAYESLPDRLKARVEGMKALQVRQRVSERANRLGDLEAGDLCTVHPVVRAQEGTGRPYLFVNENMTACIIGLSAADSDALLEELFAYLYAEDAIYDHAWRPGDLVVWDNLSVQHARGQAGVGARTLQRVTCTRFTYKEQYPADSVGEDLHNATLFAPAA encoded by the coding sequence ATGACCCAGGTGTTGAGCACACGTCCGATCGAGCCCTTCGGCGTGGAGGCTGAGCTAGCATTTCGGGCATCGCCAAGCGACGCGGATCAAACCCAGATCGCGCGATTGTACATGCGCGATGGCCTGCTCGTCGCACGCGGCTTGAACCTCACGATGGAAGAGCAGCGCGCGATGTGCGGTGCGTTCGGTCCCGTGCCTGACAGCCCTTATGAGAACTTGTACGTCTCCAATACGCGGGCGGACGGCTTTCTCGGCACCAAGGAACTGCAATGGCACAACGACGTGCCATACCTGCCATCGCCCTATCTGGTCGCAGCGCTGCATGCCCTCGATGTCGATCCCGATGCAGCGTCGACGCGTTTTGTCAGCGGCTACCGAGCTTACGAGAGCTTGCCCGATCGGCTGAAGGCGCGCGTGGAAGGTATGAAGGCGCTCCAAGTCCGCCAACGCGTCTCTGAACGAGCCAATCGGCTCGGCGATCTTGAAGCTGGCGATCTTTGCACCGTGCATCCTGTGGTGCGCGCGCAGGAAGGGACCGGCCGCCCCTATCTGTTCGTCAACGAAAATATGACCGCCTGCATCATCGGCCTGTCCGCGGCCGACAGCGACGCGCTGCTCGAAGAGCTGTTCGCCTATCTCTATGCAGAAGATGCGATTTACGATCACGCCTGGCGGCCCGGAGACCTGGTCGTATGGGACAACCTGTCCGTCCAGCATGCCCGAGGTCAGGCCGGCGTCGGTGCCCGTACATTGCAGCGCGTCACCTGCACGCGCTTCACATACAAAGAGCAGTATCCTGCCGACAGCGTGGGTGAGGATCTGCACAACGCCACGCTTTTTGCACCAGCGGCGTAA
- a CDS encoding putative quinol monooxygenase, translating to MVLERAEITIKPGMMDEFLTVLTEQAIPLTQTFTGIISFTALRGEEDADNVMFLAEWQSIEAHQESRPEPAHAKFRELVLPFVAAAKTTVHFHPVKSVRPA from the coding sequence ATGGTCCTCGAACGCGCCGAAATAACCATCAAGCCTGGCATGATGGACGAGTTCCTCACCGTCCTCACCGAACAGGCGATCCCGCTCACCCAGACCTTCACCGGCATCATCTCGTTCACCGCGCTGCGCGGCGAGGAGGACGCCGACAACGTCATGTTCCTCGCCGAATGGCAGTCGATCGAGGCGCATCAGGAATCTCGGCCCGAGCCGGCGCATGCCAAGTTCCGCGAGCTCGTGCTGCCCTTCGTCGCAGCCGCCAAGACCACGGTCCATTTCCATCCGGTGAAAAGCGTTCGGCCTGCCTGA